TTTAAATAACGTTGTGCCATATCTGGGTCCATATCTAATAGATCCATCTTTTTATCCATTTCACGAATGAACTTCATTAGAGAAATCTCATCGCCTTCTTCACGACGAGCGTTAATAGAAGAACGTAAGAAGTCCGCATTCGTAACCCCTGCAATCTCACTTGGATATTGCATGGCTAAGAATAAACCTGCTTTTGCACGCTCATCGACTTCCATTTCCAAAACGTCTTCTCCATCAAGAATAATGCTTCCTTGAGTTACTTCATATTTAGGGTGACCCATTATTGCTGCGGATAATGTAGATTTTCCAGTTCCGTTCGGTCCCATAATCGCATGAAACTCTCCGCCGTTAATTTCAAGGTTAACACCTTTTAAGATTTCTTTTCCTTCTACAGAAACATGTAAATCCTTAATAACTAAAGTAGAACCTGCCATGTCAATACCCTCCATCAATCATATATTCATCAATTTAATAATTCTCATTTTATTCTCATTCTTATCTTATAACAAATTAAATTACATTACAACATATTGAATCCATCTTCATATTTACAAATGATTCCCTTATAAATAAATTGTTAAACAAGATGTCTATAACAATCATAAAACGAAATCGGCTATATTATCATAACAATTTATTATATATAATAGAAGAAACTCGTATATTAACCCAATTTATGTACACAAATAGTGAAGGACTATACCCTTAATAGGTATAGCCCTTAGCGTTATTGTTTATATTTGTTTAATTCCTTTATAGATTCTTGTAACAACGTAACTGATTGGCTCATAGCTGCTCCACCACCAAACGCTGCTGAAACACCTGCAACCTCCAATATTTCTTCTTCTGTTGCACCTTGATCGACGCAACCTTTTGTATGATATATCATACAGTATTCATCTTGAGTAGCAATACTAATTCCTAAGGCAATCAATTGCTTCTCTTTTTGAGAAAGAGAGCCTTCTTTGAAACATTCTTCTGTAAACTGATTATAGTGTCTAGCAAGTTCGGGCATCTTTTTCGAAAAAATACCTAATCCTGTTTTGTAATCATGCAAAGCAGCTTCTGTTGAAGTACTTGGTTGATAATGATCCATAATGGACACTCCATTCTTAACATTAGTCACCCATAGTATGCTTAAACTCTCCTTTTGTATTCAAGTTACACCATAAAATATTGAGCCTCGGGATGAGAAACGACAAAGGCAGAAACAGACGCCTCTGGTTCCATCATATAGCCCTCTGTTAGTGTCACACCAATATCTTGTGGCTGAAGAACATCAAAAAGTGCCTCTTGATCTTCAAGGTTAGGACAAGCTGGATATCCGAAAGAATATCGGCATGTTTTGTATTGTGCTTTTAATATATCCTTTATTGACAATCCCTCGTCAAAATATCCGAACTCTTCTCTAATGTTTTTATGAATGAACTCTGCTAATGCCTCTGCTACTTCTAACGCCAAGGCTTGAATGAGGTGTGATTTTAAATATTCGCCATTCTCTTTATACTCTCGTGACCTTTCACTTACACCTTCTCCAGCGGTTACCACCATTAAAGCAATACAATCTAAGTCGTTATACTGTTTAGGTCTTACATAATCTATAGATAGGTATTTATTTTTTGTTTGTCTTGGAAATTGAAATGTTTGAATGGTTTCATTTTTGACTTTATCGTACAGCACGACTTGATTTTTAAATGAATAAGCGTGAAAAAATTGATATTTTGCATTAAGTGTCATCAATTTATTTGTCTGTCTTATCTCTTCAATCATTTCAAGTATAGATGATTTCAATTCTTGTTTTTTTAATTGTGAAGTCGTTGGCTTCACCCCCTAAATGTTTACCTAATAACATTTTCCAATTAATATAAGAGATAACCTGATCAATTGGATAATCTTTATATAATTTAGGAGAAAAACAGTTAGGTAAAGAAATTTTATGATGATGAGAAATGGTAGGATTAACGACCAAGGCAGGAGGAACAAGTTGGTTTTTTTGCTTGCTTGTTTGTATCACTGGACTTTGTCGTTCAAGTTGATTTTCATTTTCAATGTTTTGTAATAGACGTAATCCACTCATGGCATCTTTTGCATAAAGAACGCTTCCCCCATATTGTGGTGCTATCTTTTCAGTTGTAAATTTTTTAGATAGCGCGGCTCCGCCTACTAATATAGGAATATCGATTCCTGCGGACTTTAAATCTTGAACGGTTAGCACCATTTGTTGAGCTGATTTCACTAACAACCCTGATAATCCAATCACATTCGGTTCTTCTTTTTTATAAGCCTCAATTAAACGATCTGAAGGAATCTTGATGCCTAAATTGATTACTTGATAACCGTTGTTCGACATAATGATATCCACTAGATTTTTTCCAATATCATGAACATCCCCTTTTACTGTCGCTAATAACACTTTTCCTTTATTAGCTACTTCTGTTTTATCCATCCACTTCTCCAGATAATAAACAGAGGTTTTCATTACTTCTGCAGACTGCAACACTTCAGCAACAATCAATTTATTATCATTAAACAACTCACCAACTTTTTGCATTCCTTTCATTAACGGCCCATTTATTATATCAAGAGGCGGCATTTCTTTCCTAACAAGATCCAAATCTTCTAGGAGTCCCTCCTTCGTTCCTTCCACAATACATTGGGCTAATCTGTCCTTTGGGTCTGTTAATAGACGTGATTTCTTTTCTGGAACTCTTTCTCTAAATAGATTAACAAACTCAGATACATCTTGTTCTAAAGTTCGAAACAATAAATTTTCAGATAACGTGATTTCTGACTCCGGAATCGAAGCATATCTGACTAGCTTTTCAGTATTTACAATGGCATAGTCTAATCCTGCTTTCGTACATTCATAAAGAAATACAGAATTGAGCACCTCTCTTCCTAGTGGAGGTAAGCCAAAAGAAATATTCGAAATTCCTAGTATGGTCAAGCATTGAGGAAATATCTTTTTAATTTCAATAATCGCTTCAATCGTCGCATTTGGCGATCCTTTATAGTTTGCATCACCAGTTGCAATTGGGAAAACTAAAGGGTCAAAGATGATATCCGAAGGGTGAACTTCATACTGTTCGATTAAAATATGATAAGACCTCGAAGCAATTTCTATTTTTCTTTCTGTTGAAATGGCCATCCCTTTTTCATCAATTAAACCAACCACTAAAGCTGCCCCGTATTTCTTAGCTAAAGGAATAACCTTTTCAAACCTTTCAGTTCCATCTTCTAAATTTATCGAATTAATAATGGATTTTCCTTGAGTATATTTCAATGCTAACTCAATCACTTTTTCATCAGTAGAATCAATTACCAAAGGAACTTTAAGAAGTTTGGTTGCAATTTTAAGGAATTCTTCCATATCTTTTTCTTCTTCTCTATCTGGGTTAGCTAAGCATATATCAATCACATGAGCCCCTTTTTTCACTTGAGAACGAGCAATTTCCGCAAGGCCTTTTCATATTCACCATCTACAATTAACTTTTTAAACTTCCTAGATCCGATGACATTTGTCCTCTCTCCAACAAATATCGGTGTCTCTTTAGGGTCGTAGTGCAATCGTTCAATTCCAGATACAGAATGCAAATGAAGAACTCGCTTTTGTGTTTGAATGGGGTATTTATTTAACATTTCCCTCAATGATTTAATATGTTCAGGTGTTGTGCCACAACAACCTCCTATTATATCGACCCAACCATTCTTAACAAATTCCTCTAACTTCTTTGATAATGATAGGGGTGTTTCATGATAGGTTCCGTTTTCATCAGGTAATCCAGCGTTAGGATAACATAATATGCGAGTATTAGAGATCGAAGATAACGTTCTTATATGATCCTTCATAAAATCGGGACCAGTTGCGCAGTTCATTCCGACAGCTGTTGGGTTTAAGTGCTCAATCGATGTATAGAACGAATCGATTGCTTGACCGGCTAACATGGTTCCCATCGGTTCAATTGTTGCAGAGATGAAAATAGGCACTCTTTCGTTTCGGTCAGCAAACACTTGATTAATTCCTATCCCTGCTGCCTTTACATTTCTTGTATCTTGGGAGGTTTCAAGTAATAAACAGTCCACTTTGCCCATTAATAAGGAATTAGCTTGATCATAATAGTTGGAAACGAGTTGATCAAAGCTCACTCCTCCAGTTACAGAAAGAGCTTTCGTCGTAGGGCCCATTGCTCCAGCAACAAATACTTGCCTTCCATACTTTTCTTCATATAATTGAACGGCTCCTTTTGCTAATTGTGCTCCTTTTAAAGTAATTTGATGGGCAAGATTTTCTAATCCATATTCAGATAACACTATTGTTGTAGAACCAAATGTGTTCGTACAAATAATATCTGACCCTGCCTCTAAATATCGTAGGTGAATAGATTCAATGATTTGGGGTTGAGTGAGATTTAAATATTCATTACACCCTTCATAAATATCTCCTCCAAAGTCTTCTGAATTAAGGTTCGCTTGTTGTAACAACGTTCCCATTGCACCATCTAACAATAGTGTTTTGCTTTTTATTTGTGACGAGAGTCTATCCTTCATAAAAGCACCTCTTTTTTCATATGACTACAAATTTCAGCGGTGATATCATATTTCATAAAAGGTGTGATTAAATAAAGTCCTTTAAAGAACCGTCTTGCATATTCTGCTAAGTTAATCGCAATTTCGATCCCTGCTTTTTTAGCATCATCACCCTTATATTTCGCCATGGTACTTAAAATATCTGAAGGGATATTAACCCCCGAAACATATTGATCAAGAAACTGAGCATTTTTAAAGGAAACAAGTGGCATAATGCCTATAAATATAACAGTGTCCTTTACATAAGTTTCAATCGATTCTGCAAACCTCGTTATCATCTCTTTAGAATAAAAAGGCTGTGTTAAGAAGAAACGACAACCTGCCTTTATTTTTAGATCTATTCTCTCCAGTGAAGGTGAACCATACTTTCCCTGATTAATAGCTCCCCCTATTTTAAAAACCGTTTTGCTTTTCATCTGATCACCCGAAAAAAATTGGCCATCATTTAATCCTTTCACTTTATTCATTAGGTTAATAGAGTTTGTTTCAAACACCGCTTTTGACTGAGGCAGATCGCCTGATCTTGGAGGATCACCTGTAACAATCATTACCTTATCAAGACCTAATATGTGAAGGCCGAGGAATCTCGACTGTTGACCAATAAGGTTTCGATCTCTACAAGCGATATGAACAAGAGGATTAAAGCTCGTCTCCGATTTTATGATGGAGGCAACTACTGTATTACAAATTCGTGAATAAGACATGGAATTGTCTGCTATTGTTATCGTATCAGCTCCTGCTTTTTCGAGTTCTTTAACCCCTCTTAAATACTCGCTTAGGTTCGGTTCCTTCGGAGGATCTAATTCCACAATGACAGTCGTTCGATCTCCCGCTGATTCTATATAGCAAGATTCCTTTTCCACATCTCCCTCTCCTTTTTTTAATATTCAGATATTTAAACTAACACTATGCAAGTGAAAGCGCTTTTCATCACCCTCACTTGCCATTTTCACTTTATTAATTAGCTGGTAAAACGGTTCCCTGGTATTCCTCTTCAATGAACGTTTGAATTTCTTCTGATTGTAAAACCTCAACAAGAACTTTAATTTTCTCTTTCTCCTTATCTTCTGACCTTACAACAATAAGGTTCGCATAAGGATTATCCACACCAGATTCTAGCTCAATCGCATCCACTGCTGGATTTAACCCACCATCTAACGCAAGATTTCCATTGATTAGAATTGCATCTGCTTCATCGTTTTCATATGCCTTCGTTAACAGAGCTGGTTCTACATCAGTTTGAAAAGAAAATTTTTTAGGATTTTCCGCAATATCATCTACTGTAGCTTGCCGATTTCTCGACTTCATCTTTCAATGAAATAAGCCCTTTTTCTTCTAATAAAGATAGGATGCGACCATGATCTGAAACCGAATTACTCATCAAAATAGAGGCTCCTTCAGGCAGCTCTTCTAAAGAAGAATAACGTTTCGAATAAACGCCAATTGGCTCAATGTGGACGGCTCCTACACTAACAAAGTCATATTCATGTTCTTCTTTTTGAAGCTCTAAATAAGGGGTATGTTGAAAATAATTTGCATCAATCTCCCCTTCATTTAAGCTTTTATTAGGAAGCACATAATCGGTAAACTCAACAATTTCCAACTCATACCCTTTTTCCTCAAGCAAGTTTTTCGCTTCTTCTAAAATTTCCACATGTGGCACGGGAGAGGCACCTACTTTAATTACATTCTCTGAATCAGCCGATGTTCCACACCCAGTTATAAATAAGAATAAAGCTCCTAACGTTAGTGAAAACAATAATTTCTTCATATTTTTTCCTCCTCTATGTTATCTTTTATCTAATTTGTTTGATGTATAGTCACCTATAAATTGAATGATAAAAACGATCAATAAGATTATTAATGTTGCAACGATTGTGACATCCCCTCTATTTCTTTGAAACCCCTCCAAATAAGCTAAGTTGCCTAATCCTCCAGCCCCAACCACACCTGCCATTGCAGTATAACCGACGAGCGCAATAGCCGTAACAGTTAAACTTGACACAAGAGTGGTAATGATTCTGGAATTAACACTTTATAAATAATTTTAAATGAATGAGTGCCCATTGATTTGGCTGCTTCAATTACACCTTTGTCAATTTCTCGAAGCGATGTCTCTACCATTCGTCCAAAAAAAGGAGCGGAACCAATAATGAGTGCTGGCAAGGCAGCATTCGCTCCTAACATGGAACCTACAATCACTTTTGTAAAAGGTAAAAGTAAAATAATTAGGATGATAAAAGGAATTGAACGAGACGTATTAACTACTCCTGCAATGATTGCATTTACACTTTTGTTCTCCCACAAGTTATCCTTTGAAGTTAAGAAGAGTAACACTCCAAGAATAAAGCCAAACATACAGGTAAATACAACAGAGATTGCGGTCATATAAATGGTTTCTAAAGTAGCTTCAAGCACTTTATCCCAATTTACATTTTCAAACTTCAACATGCGTGCACCTCTACTTTAACCTGTTCATCATTCAACAGTTGTTGCGTTTCTACTACCTCTTCAATTGTCCCATCTATATGAACGATCATCGTTCCAAAAGCGCCTTTTTGTGTATAAGAAATGTTTGCTTGTAAAACATTCATGTCAACCTTCAATTTTTCAATAACTACAGCTAGTATCGGCTGACTAACGGAAGCGCCTGTAAAGGTAAGTTGCAGTAAAAAACCCTTTTTATATAAAGCTTGCAATTCTGCGAGTGATTCTGAACCTCCAGAGATTTGCTTTACAAATTTTTTCGTTATTGGTTGAATGGGATCTTTAAAAACTTTTAAAACATCTCCCTCTTCAACCACGTTGCCATTCTCCATAACCGCAACTTTATGACAAATTTTTTTGATGACATGCATTTCATGAGTTATTAACACAATCGTTAATCCTAATGATTGATTAATATCTACTAACAGTTGTAATATCGAATCTGTTGTCTGTGGATCTAAGGCAGAAGTGGCTTCATCACACAATAGTACTTGAGGATGATTGGCTAATGCTCTAGCAATACCCACTCTTTGCTTTTGACCTCCACTAAGTTGAGACGGATAAGCATTTTCTCGCCCCTCCAATCCAACTAATTGAACCAATTCTTCCACTCTTTGAAGCCTTTCCTTTTTAGGTACTCCTGCAATTTCTAGAGAAAAAGAAATGTTCTCTTTCACAGTTCTAGACCACAAAAGATTAAAATGCTGAAAGACCATTCCTATTTCTTTTCTTTGTTTTCTTAATTCTTTTTCATTTAACTTGCTAAGATTTAGTTGACCAATGTGAACTTCACCTTCAGTAGGTGTTTCCAACCCATTTAACAAGCGAATTAACGTACTTTTTCCCGCCCCACTGTAACCTACTATTCCATATATTTCACCTTTATTGATTTTTAAATTAATATCATCTAATGCTTTTATAGCACCACTTCCATATTCTTTACTAATGTTTGTTAGCGTGATCATTGCTTCACCTTCCCTCATGTTGAAAATGACTGTTAAATAAAACAAAATGCCTTTCCGCATATAAGCAGAAAGGCATTTTAAATTACGTATTAAAAACCTTTCCCTCATCTTTCAAAGCGAGTATAATTCGCATTGCGTGATTTGGCACCATTTCAATATTTCATTGACGGTTGCCGGGCTTCATAGGGCACTTCCCTCCACCTCTCTAAATAAGAGAAAATAACTTTTATTCAATTTTAACGTACTTATTTAACATGAGAGAATTCTATCACGGGTCAAAAATAGTGTCAACAAAAAATTCTTTACGTTACTCCTATTTCACACTCGATGCATATTCTAAAACCTTTTTAAAGGCTTGATCTAGATCCTTTATAAGGTCATCAATGTGCTCGATGCCCACAGATAATCGAATCAAATCTTCAGTCACTCCTGAATCGG
This portion of the Bacillus carboniphilus genome encodes:
- the sufC gene encoding Fe-S cluster assembly ATPase SufC; translated protein: MAGSTLVIKDLHVSVEGKEILKGVNLEINGGEFHAIMGPNGTGKSTLSAAIMGHPKYEVTQGSIILDGEDVLEMEVDERAKAGLFLAMQYPSEIAGVTNADFLRSSINARREEGDEISLMKFIREMDKKMDLLDMDPDMAQRYLNEGFSGGEKKRNEILQLMMINPKIAILDEIDSGLDIDALKVVSKGINEMRGSEFGCLIITHYQRLLNYITPDFVHVMMQGKVVKSGGPELAQRLENEGYDWIKAELGIEDETVGQEA
- a CDS encoding methionine ABC transporter ATP-binding protein; its protein translation is MITLTNISKEYGSGAIKALDDINLKINKGEIYGIVGYSGAGKSTLIRLLNGLETPTEGEVHIGQLNLSKLNEKELRKQRKEIGMVFQHFNLLWSRTVKENISFSLEIAGVPKKERLQRVEELVQLVGLEGRENAYPSQLSGGQKQRVGIARALANHPQVLLCDEATSALDPQTTDSILQLLVDINQSLGLTIVLITHEMHVIKKICHKVAVMENGNVVEEGDVLKVFKDPIQPITKKFVKQISGGSESLAELQALYKKGFLLQLTFTGASVSQPILAVVIEKLKVDMNVLQANISYTQKGAFGTMIVHIDGTIEEVVETQQLLNDEQVKVEVHAC
- a CDS encoding methylenetetrahydrofolate reductase, which codes for MEKESCYIESAGDRTTVIVELDPPKEPNLSEYLRGVKELEKAGADTITIADNSMSYSRICNTVVASIIKSETSFNPLVHIACRDRNLIGQQSRFLGLHILGLDKVMIVTGDPPRSGDLPQSKAVFETNSINLMNKVKGLNDGQFFSGDQMKSKTVFKIGGAINQGKYGSPSLERIDLKIKAGCRFFLTQPFYSKEMITRFAESIETYVKDTVIFIGIMPLVSFKNAQFLDQYVSGVNIPSDILSTMAKYKGDDAKKAGIEIAINLAEYARRFFKGLYLITPFMKYDITAEICSHMKKEVLL
- a CDS encoding carboxymuconolactone decarboxylase family protein, coding for MDHYQPSTSTEAALHDYKTGLGIFSKKMPELARHYNQFTEECFKEGSLSQKEKQLIALGISIATQDEYCMIYHTKGCVDQGATEEEILEVAGVSAAFGGGAAMSQSVTLLQESIKELNKYKQ